ACTGGCGTCATTGGCGAAGAGCTGCGGACAAGGGCTTACTCACCAGCGTCAATCCCGATGCTCACAACATGGATGGGTTTAAATACGTGGCAGCAGGTATCAATGCCTGTCGAAAGGGATGGTTAACCGCCGAGTCGGTTTTCAATACCTGGTCTTTGGAGAAGGTAGAGGGCTACTTGTCGAAAAAGTAATCGCTTATTTAGCTTCCGACCACGAACAGATCGATTCCAGATATTTGGCTGAACCATCACGGAGCCACCCGTCGAGTTGAGCCTGCGCTTTCATTTGCTGTCCACGATTTCGCGGTACGGAAATAAATCCACACTCGGCTCCTTGAAAGGCAGTCATATCGCCCCAAAGTTTTTCGAACTGACTCACTGGGAAAATATCTTCCTTAGCATGGCCCCACCGTTTCTTCACTTCCTTGATGGTGATGTAAGTGGGCATGCGGTTGGCCACACGGCGGATTTTTTCGGCGACCACTTCCTCGTTGTCCAGATCTTCCTGATTGAGATCGAAGAGCTCCAGCAGTCGTGGAATGGAGATCCAAGTAGTCATACTGTTGTAGTAGGAAAGTTTATACTCTTCCTCTTCCGATGGCAGACTCAGTCCTTCAACGAGTTGGGGTTTTCCATTGATTCTCGCCAAGCCGCCACCACGGTCTTCGTAACGACGAGTGATCACTTCGAACGAAAAGTCTTTGCCTGACTGAATATGGATGCCGAGGAAAGCCGGGTCTACATTAGCGCCCAACGTATCGATGTTGTGCAGCATGAGGTATTTAAGCTGCGGGCGCTCTTTCAGCATGGCGCTGAGGGTGCCGTTTCTTAAAAGCGTGGGAATTTCGTACCAATGACCAACGGGGTGCAAACATTGAAGCAGCAAGTTGTCGCGGTAATCATTTCCTTCACCCGATGAGCGTGCCCAGCCGGCTAATGCATCGCGGACGCTTTCTTTCATTTTCTGGGCGCGTTCGTCTAACACTTGTTCCGTCACTTCCTCCCATGCAAAACGCAGGTCTCGCTCCATAGGAATCATGCGAAGGCCGATGTACTTACCTTTGGATACATAGAGATTACCCTCGTAGTCATAGTTGTTTACGCCTTCCAAATAGCTCTGAATGGGTTGGTGGGTCAGGTAACTACTCGTGATGACATGCAGAGGATATTCGCCAAATTCTTGTCCGATCTTTCTGCTTTTTGCCAAGTGCGTTTCAATGAAGGAGCGGTGTTGTCCGTCAAACTTACAAAATGGGTGTAAGCCTTTTACGACTCCCGCGCCCTCTGTCCAACGACTGCCGACACCAGCGGCCAGAGAAACCACGGCGACCTCACCATTTCGAATGGCAGTCTCACCTGTGTAGTAGGTCGCTCCATCAACAGCACCGGTGCCATCGTAAAGATCCTCCGGTTCCACATCCTCAATGGTAGTGGTGGTGGGAAAACGATTTTGAGCCAGGCCTATCCTGCCCGTCTGTAAGTGTTGTCGAACGGTTTCGTGTTGAATGGTGTCGAAACCATTTTCCTTAAGCAATTGATCCAAGTTGCCTTTGTTTTCGTCCTTCGATTCGGAGTCGGGGAGCAACTGTTTGAAGAATTGTGGAATGGCTTCCTGGAATTGCTGGTTGTCGTCACAATAGCGAGTAAAGGCTTGCAACTCGGCTAGACGATCAGACGCCATATCTTTAATGTCTTCCTTTACCAGGTTTGGAATGACCTGCTTGTAATAGACAGGAGGGAGAAGGGCGCTTTTTCCTTCCAGGACTTCGCCAAAGGTGCCGTTGGGATTGATCGTAAATTCATAAACCACGGGATCCATGGCAAAGGGGAGCGACTTATCCAGCTCGCCTTTGGTGGAGAGCATAATCTCGTGGATCTTGGAAAGTGCTTCTTGCTTGGCTGACGGATCGACGAAGAAACCCATACCGCCTCCAGACATGCCACCGAGCATTACGAATCCCCAGAATTGGTCGCCCAACTCAGCTTTGATCTTCTGGATCAATTGCTCCGTGTAAAAGGTCGTTGCCCAGGGAATGATAGTTTGGATGGGCTCAAAGAAATTTTGAGTGGTCAGTTTAGCCAGCTCTTGGATGTCTCCGGACTTCAGGCAGTCGACGATTTTGTCGAAGAGTTCGATGGCGAGCTTGCGCCCTTCCCATTCGTCATTGGAGCGAAGCAAGTACTTCTCTGTTACCATTTCCAGAATGGGCCCCACGTTCTGAGCCATGCCTCCATGGACCAGAATCAAACTGTCCTGCAACTTCTGAATAGTATCGTCACTAATCTTTGTATTCAACAAATGGTGACGTGGTAGTAGGCACCCCCGGCTGATGCCATGCTCTGGATCAACTTCCGAAGCCAGTTCGCCGAAAATGGTTTTAATACCTGGCCATACTCCGCCTGAGTCTTGCCATCCTCCGCCCGAGCCGCCCAGCCATTCTCCTAGGATTGCCCGAGCTGCAACGATACGTCGCTCGGTCTCTTCCAGTGAGCCTTCCATAGAGGTGGTTTGTCCGGTAGCACGCATGCAGGCCGAGATCAGGCAGGCGAGCAAGTTGGTGGAGACCGCCAAGCGCGATCCCTTGGGAATATCGCGCACGTGGCTTACGAGCTCGAATCCTTTTCCAGGTCCAAGGAGTGATTCGAGCACACTCTCAAGTGATTGCCCTGAACCCTCAATCCCTGGTGGAACGAGTCCAGCCGCAATGATCGCCGCTTTTACCAGGCCCAAATAGTCCATCCCGAAATTGAATAGATCCTCCAGGCTGGTGACTTCTGCTGAGGTCTTGAGATCCAGGCTGATCAAACTGATGACCGGTTTGTCGATCACGCGGAAAAAGCACTCGACCGGTGGGAGTGGGGCTTTGTCTCGGCCCCAAACGGCCAGGTTAACGGAAATATTTAGAACCCGGGCTGCTTCCGGCAGATCCATTCCCAGAAAGAAGATATCGCTCCAACCACTGTGGGTCAGGTCCATCCTTACCGGGGTGGTCTCATGGATGATGGGGTAGGGATCCGATTCGCCGTCGCGATTCAGTAACTCTTTGCGCACACGCAGAGGGTGGCTACTCGGATGCCCCATGCGAAACATCCATTGATTGCCTTTCACCGAACGAACACTGCGGCGTACCTGGTTGGCCAAGTATTGTAGCGCCAAATGATAGTAGGCATAGGCCAGCGCGCTCGAGAGTGTGTCATTTAAATCATTGGATGCCTGCTCTTCCAGAAGAAGGTCTATGCCCTCCTCAAATCGGCGATTGAGGATGAGCTCATTGGCATCAAAAGAAAGGAGACCTGTTTGTTTGGGAGTGTAGTGCTTTGGCAGGTGAAAGCGATGAATGGCATATAGAAAGAAAAGCGCTCGAACCTTCTCATAGAGGTTTTCGCTTTGGCGGCGCAACTCGTCCAAAGCCGCGCATTCGAGCTCAAGCTCATGGAAAGACAGACCATGGATGGCCTCCTCGAGTGGAGTGTCCCGTTCGGTTTTATCCGTCGAGGTTATCAGTTTTACCAGGCTGCTCATACTTGTTGTGCTTAGCCTTCTTGTTGACCGTGGCGAGATTCAGCCAGAAGCTCAACCAACTGGGTCAGCACTTCTTCGCGGTGACGTCCATCCAGGGCCAAGGCCATCTGGGCAGTCAACATACCGTAGCGGTGTTCCAGGTCGTATCGACGGCCGCGAATGACGGATGCCAGGTATTGCTCTTGGTTGGTCAGCTCCTGCAGGGCGTCGGATAGTGAAGGCGTTGCCCTCTTATTCTCTAGCAACTTTTCCAGAATACTGAGGATGCGAGGTGTGAGAATATGCATGCCGAAAAAGCATAAATAGTGTCCGGTGCGTAGACCAGGGACGTGAAGATCCTGTTCCGCTTGGGTCGGTGTCGGCTTCTCCAGGATCTTTTCGATCGCGTAGAGGCTTTTGCCTTCATTGGAGAGCGTGCCGCCAACCGCTCCAAAGTCTGTCAGTTTTCCTTCGTGTGTTGGTTGGACCGCGGAAATGCTGCAATCGAGGTTTTCTGCTGTTTCAACCAATTG
This genomic stretch from Opitutia bacterium ISCC 52 harbors:
- a CDS encoding UTP--glucose-1-phosphate uridylyltransferase; amino-acid sequence: MKIQKAVITAAGRNQRHLPLQTLVDREGFPRSALNLLIEEITSAGIQDIGIVIAPGDRDLFQECVDVSNANLTFIVQEEPRGYGHAIHCAKDFLDGSAFLLMVSDHLYVSDASASCASQLVETAENLDCSISAVQPTHEGKLTDFGAVGGTLSNEGKSLYAIEKILEKPTPTQAEQDLHVPGLRTGHYLCFFGMHILTPRILSILEKLLENKRATPSLSDALQELTNQEQYLASVIRGRRYDLEHRYGMLTAQMALALDGRHREEVLTQLVELLAESRHGQQEG
- a CDS encoding UTP--glucose-1-phosphate uridylyltransferase — translated: MSSLVKLITSTDKTERDTPLEEAIHGLSFHELELECAALDELRRQSENLYEKVRALFFLYAIHRFHLPKHYTPKQTGLLSFDANELILNRRFEEGIDLLLEEQASNDLNDTLSSALAYAYYHLALQYLANQVRRSVRSVKGNQWMFRMGHPSSHPLRVRKELLNRDGESDPYPIIHETTPVRMDLTHSGWSDIFFLGMDLPEAARVLNISVNLAVWGRDKAPLPPVECFFRVIDKPVISLISLDLKTSAEVTSLEDLFNFGMDYLGLVKAAIIAAGLVPPGIEGSGQSLESVLESLLGPGKGFELVSHVRDIPKGSRLAVSTNLLACLISACMRATGQTTSMEGSLEETERRIVAARAILGEWLGGSGGGWQDSGGVWPGIKTIFGELASEVDPEHGISRGCLLPRHHLLNTKISDDTIQKLQDSLILVHGGMAQNVGPILEMVTEKYLLRSNDEWEGRKLAIELFDKIVDCLKSGDIQELAKLTTQNFFEPIQTIIPWATTFYTEQLIQKIKAELGDQFWGFVMLGGMSGGGMGFFVDPSAKQEALSKIHEIMLSTKGELDKSLPFAMDPVVYEFTINPNGTFGEVLEGKSALLPPVYYKQVIPNLVKEDIKDMASDRLAELQAFTRYCDDNQQFQEAIPQFFKQLLPDSESKDENKGNLDQLLKENGFDTIQHETVRQHLQTGRIGLAQNRFPTTTTIEDVEPEDLYDGTGAVDGATYYTGETAIRNGEVAVVSLAAGVGSRWTEGAGVVKGLHPFCKFDGQHRSFIETHLAKSRKIGQEFGEYPLHVITSSYLTHQPIQSYLEGVNNYDYEGNLYVSKGKYIGLRMIPMERDLRFAWEEVTEQVLDERAQKMKESVRDALAGWARSSGEGNDYRDNLLLQCLHPVGHWYEIPTLLRNGTLSAMLKERPQLKYLMLHNIDTLGANVDPAFLGIHIQSGKDFSFEVITRRYEDRGGGLARINGKPQLVEGLSLPSEEEEYKLSYYNSMTTWISIPRLLELFDLNQEDLDNEEVVAEKIRRVANRMPTYITIKEVKKRWGHAKEDIFPVSQFEKLWGDMTAFQGAECGFISVPRNRGQQMKAQAQLDGWLRDGSAKYLESICSWSEAK